The proteins below come from a single Candidatus Reconcilbacillus cellulovorans genomic window:
- a CDS encoding asparaginyl/glutamyl-tRNA amidotransferase subunit C, producing MTITIRDVERVASLARIELSDTEKEKYAQQLDAILKFVDQLNRLDTNGVDPTTHVIPLANVMREDEVRPSWPLEDVFRNAPDEEDGQFKVPSVLD from the coding sequence ATGACCATTACCATCCGCGATGTGGAGCGGGTGGCCTCTCTTGCTAGAATTGAGTTATCGGATACAGAAAAGGAAAAGTATGCACAACAATTGGATGCGATCCTAAAATTTGTCGATCAACTGAATCGACTGGACACGAACGGTGTCGATCCGACGACCCACGTCATTCCGCTGGCGAACGTCATGCGCGAAGACGAGGTTCGCCCGTCGTGGCCGCTTGAAGACGTATTCCGCAACGCTCCCGACGAAGAAGACGGGCAGTTCAAAGTTCCGTCCGTTCTGGATTGA
- a CDS encoding sugar ABC transporter permease produces the protein MIGAIRSIQPIRSIGRKPSADDRIFTMVLALAGIWTLFALLSDSFLTPRNLSNLLVQTSVTAILAVGMLLVIVSGHIDLSVGSIVGLTGGIAAILQLWAGWPTAPAVVVTLLAGVAIGFLQGWWVAYRAVPAFIVTLGGMMAFRGALIGITDGQTVAPLRRDFLAIGQSYLPEAVGWTLAAVCSATAALFVWTSRRASIKNGFEPNPAVVDLGRSALYAALFFGIAAVTNAYKGVPVPFLGVAVLAGMIALLAGKSVFGRHVYAVGGNVEAARLSGIPVRRRVLAVFVLSGAAAALAGILQTARLNAATISSGTMYELDAIAACVIGGTSLMGGRGTVRGVLVGALVMASLDNGMSILNVESFWQQIVKGAILVLAVWLDRMRTKEVRA, from the coding sequence ATGATCGGCGCGATCCGTTCGATTCAGCCGATCCGTTCGATCGGCCGCAAACCTTCCGCGGACGACCGCATCTTCACCATGGTGCTGGCATTGGCCGGCATTTGGACGCTGTTCGCGTTGCTCAGCGATTCGTTTCTGACGCCGCGCAACTTGTCCAATCTGCTCGTCCAGACGTCGGTGACGGCGATATTGGCCGTCGGCATGTTGCTCGTCATCGTCTCCGGGCATATCGATTTGTCCGTCGGGTCGATCGTCGGATTGACGGGCGGCATCGCCGCGATTTTGCAGCTATGGGCGGGTTGGCCAACCGCGCCTGCCGTCGTCGTCACGCTTTTGGCCGGCGTGGCGATCGGATTTTTGCAGGGATGGTGGGTTGCGTACCGCGCCGTGCCCGCGTTTATCGTGACGTTGGGCGGGATGATGGCGTTCCGCGGGGCGCTGATCGGCATTACCGACGGGCAGACGGTCGCGCCGCTCCGCCGCGATTTTCTGGCGATCGGACAGTCGTATTTGCCGGAGGCGGTCGGTTGGACGCTTGCCGCCGTCTGTTCGGCGACCGCAGCCCTGTTCGTGTGGACGAGCCGGCGCGCGTCGATCAAAAACGGGTTCGAACCGAATCCTGCCGTCGTCGACCTCGGGCGATCGGCGCTGTATGCGGCGTTGTTTTTCGGGATCGCCGCCGTCACGAACGCTTATAAAGGCGTTCCGGTACCTTTTCTCGGCGTCGCCGTATTGGCCGGGATGATCGCATTGCTGGCCGGGAAATCCGTTTTCGGCAGACATGTCTATGCGGTCGGCGGAAACGTTGAGGCGGCGCGTTTGTCCGGCATTCCGGTGCGTCGCCGTGTGCTTGCAGTGTTCGTATTGAGCGGCGCTGCGGCCGCCCTCGCCGGCATCCTGCAGACGGCTCGGTTGAACGCCGCGACGATCAGCTCTGGCACGATGTACGAGCTCGACGCGATCGCCGCGTGCGTCATCGGCGGCACAAGCCTGATGGGCGGCCGCGGCACGGTCCGGGGCGTGCTCGTCGGTGCGCTCGTCATGGCGTCGCTCGACAACGGCATGAGCATCCTCAACGTCGAGTCGTTCTGGCAGCAGATCGTCAAAGGCGCGATTCTCGTGCTGGCGGTATGGCTCGACCGGATGCGAACGAAGGAAGTTCGGGCATAA
- a CDS encoding manganese catalase produces MIQRFNRLAIDLPMPKHPDANAAAAVQELLGGRFGEMSTLNNYMFQSFNFRGRSRLKPFYDLIASITAEEFGHVELVSYTINLMLTGSTYAADPDAAPMRNAKDKRNSYHFIASAQTALPMDSMGRPWTGEYVFSSGNLIQDLLHNYFLEIGARAHKMKVYEMTDHPTAREMIGYLLVRGGVHIVAYAKALEVATGVDVTKMLPVPRLDNRVFDTARKYEEQGIHRKLYTFSETDYREIGRIWKGRHPIDGSPLEVVRGMPEGAPAPDLEPLPEEFAPGVTREDFLEILRRLQNSAGIV; encoded by the coding sequence GTGATCCAACGGTTCAACCGCCTGGCGATCGACCTGCCGATGCCGAAACATCCCGACGCCAACGCCGCCGCCGCAGTACAGGAACTGCTCGGCGGCCGGTTCGGCGAAATGTCGACGCTCAACAATTACATGTTCCAGTCGTTCAATTTTCGCGGCAGATCGAGACTGAAGCCGTTTTACGACTTGATCGCCAGCATCACAGCCGAGGAGTTCGGCCACGTCGAACTCGTTTCGTATACGATCAACCTGATGCTGACGGGATCGACGTACGCCGCGGACCCGGACGCGGCGCCGATGCGCAACGCCAAGGACAAGCGCAACTCGTACCATTTCATCGCATCGGCGCAGACCGCCCTGCCGATGGACTCGATGGGCAGACCGTGGACGGGCGAATACGTGTTTTCCAGCGGAAATCTGATTCAGGACTTGCTTCACAATTATTTTCTGGAGATCGGCGCCCGCGCTCACAAAATGAAAGTGTACGAAATGACCGACCACCCGACCGCGCGGGAAATGATCGGCTACCTGCTCGTGCGCGGCGGCGTCCACATCGTCGCGTACGCGAAGGCTCTCGAAGTCGCGACCGGCGTCGACGTGACAAAAATGTTGCCCGTGCCGCGCCTGGACAATCGCGTTTTCGACACGGCCCGTAAATACGAGGAGCAGGGCATCCACCGCAAACTGTACACGTTCAGCGAGACCGACTACCGGGAAATCGGGCGCATCTGGAAAGGCCGCCATCCGATCGACGGCAGCCCGCTGGAAGTCGTCCGCGGCATGCCGGAAGGCGCTCCCGCGCCCGATCTCGAGCCGTTGCCCGAGGAATTCGCGCCCGGCGTCACGCGCGAAGACTTCCTGGAAATTTTGCGGCGGCTGCAGAACAGCGCGGGAATCGTGTAG
- a CDS encoding aspartyl/glutamyl-tRNA amidotransferase subunit B, which yields MGATADATAKKYETVIGLEVHVELHTRSKIFCGCATSFGAPPNTNTCPICLGHPGVLPVVNRKAVEYAIKAAMALNCEIASVCKFDRKNYFYPDLPKAYQISQYDNPIGRSGWVEIEVDGVTKRIGITRVHLEEDAGKLIHAPGGVASLVDFNRAGTPLIEIVSEPDLRSPEEARVFLEKLRAVMLYCEVSDVKMEEGSLRCDANISLRPWGQREFGAKIEIKNMNSFRSVQRGLEYEERRQADILDRGGVVVQETRRWDEASGKTVAMRTKEEAHDYRYFPDPDLVAIRIDEAWKEKIRAEIPELPDARKARYMRDYGLSAYDAGVLTSSKRLADLFEESLKHTNDAKAAANWIMVELLGYLNANRLEITDVPITGEMLGELLGLIDAGTISGKIAKNIFRKMLETGQRPKQIVEEEGLVQITDENAIREAVDRVIAANPQSVADYRSGKEKALGFLVGQVMKETKGKANPALVNRLLKERLQQP from the coding sequence ATCGGTGCGACTGCGGACGCGACGGCGAAAAAATACGAAACCGTCATCGGACTCGAAGTCCATGTCGAACTGCACACGCGCAGTAAAATTTTTTGCGGGTGCGCGACGTCGTTCGGCGCCCCTCCCAATACGAACACGTGCCCGATCTGCCTTGGTCATCCCGGTGTCTTGCCGGTCGTCAACCGCAAGGCGGTCGAATACGCGATAAAAGCAGCGATGGCGCTCAATTGCGAAATTGCGTCGGTGTGCAAGTTCGACAGGAAGAATTATTTTTACCCTGATCTTCCGAAAGCTTATCAAATTTCGCAATACGACAACCCGATCGGTCGCAGCGGCTGGGTGGAGATCGAGGTGGACGGCGTGACGAAGCGGATCGGCATCACGCGCGTCCATCTGGAGGAGGACGCCGGTAAGCTGATCCACGCGCCCGGCGGCGTCGCCTCGCTCGTCGATTTCAACCGCGCCGGCACGCCGCTGATCGAAATCGTGTCCGAGCCGGACTTGCGGTCGCCGGAGGAGGCGCGCGTCTTCCTGGAAAAACTGCGCGCCGTCATGCTGTATTGCGAAGTGTCCGACGTCAAGATGGAGGAAGGATCGCTGCGCTGCGACGCCAACATCAGCCTCCGTCCATGGGGCCAACGGGAATTCGGCGCCAAGATCGAGATTAAGAACATGAACTCGTTCCGCAGCGTCCAGCGCGGTCTTGAGTATGAGGAGCGCCGCCAGGCCGACATTCTCGACCGCGGCGGCGTCGTGGTTCAGGAAACGCGCCGCTGGGACGAGGCGTCCGGCAAGACGGTCGCAATGCGCACGAAAGAAGAGGCGCACGACTACCGGTATTTTCCCGATCCCGACTTGGTCGCGATCCGGATCGACGAGGCATGGAAGGAAAAAATTCGTGCCGAAATCCCCGAGCTTCCCGACGCGCGCAAGGCGCGGTACATGCGCGATTACGGGTTGTCCGCCTACGACGCCGGCGTCCTGACGTCGTCGAAACGGCTCGCCGATCTGTTCGAGGAATCGCTCAAGCATACGAACGACGCAAAGGCGGCGGCGAACTGGATCATGGTCGAATTGCTCGGCTACCTGAACGCGAACCGTCTGGAGATCACCGACGTGCCGATTACCGGCGAGATGCTCGGCGAACTGCTCGGCCTGATCGACGCCGGCACGATCAGCGGCAAGATCGCCAAAAACATTTTCCGTAAGATGTTAGAAACCGGCCAACGTCCCAAACAGATCGTCGAAGAGGAAGGACTCGTCCAGATTACCGACGAAAACGCCATCCGCGAGGCTGTCGACCGGGTGATCGCCGCCAATCCGCAGTCGGTCGCCGACTACCGATCGGGCAAAGAGAAGGCGCTTGGTTTCCTCGTCGGCCAAGTGATGAAAGAGACAAAAGGCAAGGCGAATCCCGCGCTCGTCAACCGGCTGCTCAAGGAACGGCTGCAGCAACCTTGA
- a CDS encoding D-xylose ABC transporter ATP-binding protein (with RbsBCD acts to import ribose into the cell; RbsA contains 2 ATP-binding domain), which produces MVDITKTFPGVRALDRVTLRARRGEIHAICGENGAGKSTLMKILSGYYPVGTYEGVIRIGGVDCAFRSIRDAERAGVAIIHQELALVRELSVADNLLLGHERVRAGLIRRAETYATARFWLEKVGLSDVDPREKVGLLGVGKQQLVEIAKALSKRASILILDEPTAALTEAETERLHRMLIQLKGEGVTCLYISHRLGEVFRIADTVTVLRDGRTVGTHPAGGLTEDRVIAMMVGRELTERFPPPEGGVGEVAFCVERWSVRDPGRPGGYCVRDVGFEVRAGEVVGIAGLMGSGRTELAMSLFGAFGDRATGNMYVGGRPCSVRSPQEAIASGIALVTEDRKRYGLVPTMNVRANMTLASIGRFARFGLIRTREEGAAAREYAELFQIRLPSFDSPVLTLSGGNQQKVLLARALLTRPRVLVLDEPTRGVDVGAKYEIYRLVRRFARDGAAVVLISSELPEVLGMSDRVLVMREGRLVGELHRGEATQEAVMRLAAGGMPA; this is translated from the coding sequence ATGGTCGACATCACGAAAACGTTTCCGGGCGTGCGGGCGCTCGACCGGGTGACACTGCGCGCCCGTCGCGGTGAAATTCACGCGATTTGCGGCGAAAACGGCGCCGGCAAGTCGACGCTCATGAAAATTTTGAGCGGCTATTACCCCGTAGGTACCTACGAGGGCGTCATCCGCATCGGCGGCGTCGACTGCGCGTTCCGGTCGATCCGCGACGCGGAACGGGCCGGAGTCGCCATCATTCACCAGGAACTGGCGCTCGTCCGCGAACTGTCGGTCGCCGACAATCTGCTGCTCGGCCACGAACGGGTCCGTGCGGGGCTGATACGGCGCGCGGAGACGTACGCGACGGCAAGATTCTGGCTGGAAAAGGTCGGCCTGTCCGACGTCGACCCGCGCGAAAAGGTCGGCCTGCTCGGCGTCGGCAAGCAGCAGCTCGTCGAAATCGCCAAGGCGCTGTCGAAACGCGCTTCGATCCTCATTTTGGACGAACCTACGGCGGCGCTGACGGAAGCCGAGACGGAGCGGCTGCACCGCATGCTCATTCAGTTGAAAGGCGAAGGCGTGACGTGTCTTTATATTTCCCACCGGCTCGGCGAAGTGTTTCGAATCGCCGACACCGTTACCGTCCTGCGCGACGGCAGGACGGTCGGCACGCATCCGGCCGGCGGGCTGACGGAAGATCGCGTCATCGCGATGATGGTTGGCCGCGAGCTGACCGAACGGTTTCCTCCGCCGGAAGGCGGCGTCGGCGAAGTCGCGTTTTGCGTCGAACGCTGGTCGGTCCGCGATCCCGGTCGGCCGGGAGGTTATTGCGTGCGCGACGTCGGGTTCGAAGTGCGAGCCGGCGAAGTCGTCGGCATCGCCGGCTTGATGGGTTCGGGGCGGACGGAGTTGGCGATGAGTCTGTTCGGCGCCTTCGGCGATCGCGCCACGGGGAACATGTACGTCGGCGGCCGGCCGTGTTCCGTGCGGTCGCCGCAGGAGGCGATCGCCTCGGGCATCGCGCTGGTGACGGAAGACCGGAAGCGGTACGGCCTCGTGCCGACGATGAACGTGCGCGCGAACATGACGCTGGCCTCAATCGGGCGGTTCGCGCGGTTCGGCTTGATCCGCACACGCGAGGAAGGGGCGGCCGCGCGGGAATATGCAGAACTTTTCCAGATTCGTTTGCCGTCGTTCGATTCTCCCGTCTTGACGCTCAGCGGCGGCAACCAACAAAAAGTGTTGCTCGCGCGCGCCTTGCTGACGCGGCCGCGCGTGCTGGTTTTGGACGAGCCGACGCGCGGCGTCGACGTCGGGGCGAAATACGAGATTTATCGGCTCGTCCGGCGATTCGCGCGCGACGGGGCGGCTGTCGTGTTGATTTCTTCCGAGCTGCCGGAGGTGCTCGGCATGAGCGATCGGGTGCTGGTCATGCGGGAAGGACGGCTTGTCGGCGAATTGCACCGCGGCGAGGCGACGCAGGAAGCCGTCATGCGTCTGGCGGCGGGGGGGATGCCGGCATGA
- a CDS encoding ATPase, translating into MLRLGQKVIIVADTFEQNLPIGEYGYIIAYDRNADTAFDYVVRVPKYNKQVLVPAQDIELEETLLAREAERIEREALIDYALATRNEELFRKVMSEAGREPLVDKAKVQSREDFIRQINLKAWI; encoded by the coding sequence ATGCTGCGATTGGGACAGAAGGTCATCATCGTTGCGGACACGTTCGAGCAAAACTTGCCGATCGGGGAATACGGCTACATTATTGCGTACGACCGCAACGCTGACACCGCATTCGATTATGTCGTCCGGGTGCCCAAATACAACAAACAAGTGCTAGTGCCGGCGCAGGACATCGAATTGGAAGAAACGCTCCTTGCCCGGGAAGCGGAACGAATCGAACGGGAAGCGCTGATCGATTATGCGCTCGCCACGCGGAACGAAGAGCTGTTCCGAAAAGTGATGAGTGAGGCGGGGAGAGAACCTCTCGTCGATAAGGCGAAAGTGCAGAGTCGGGAAGATTTCATCCGGCAAATCAACCTAAAAGCTTGGATCTGA
- a CDS encoding peptidase M24, producing the protein MTAVDREIVARTDRLRAAMRARRIDAFFLTRNVDVYYFTGSMQNGIAVVPVEGEPVFWVRRSVTRAEKESAFRTKPLSLRTFERELAEHMPEVFVSGRRPVLAAAFEALSAQLFMRLQEALPSAEWTDGSAVVREVRAVKSAAELAALRQSAAVADEAFREGLKSIREGIAEIDVMAVIEAQMRRRGHFGVMRMRAYNHEIPTGVVAAGESGAEPTYFDGPVAGCGFHPAMPQGASFRAIRRNEPIMVDIGCTVEGYVTDQTRTIVVGELDADLREAYGWAERIMREAEKLLRPGVPWEEPYLAAMALAERAGLSDHFMGFGADRVKFLGHGIGLEVDEWPVLAKGFAQPLEPGMVLTLEPKFVFPGRGAVGIENTYVVTKNGCEKLTLTEDRLVVLPIR; encoded by the coding sequence TTGACGGCTGTCGATCGGGAAATCGTCGCGAGGACGGACAGGCTGCGCGCCGCGATGCGCGCCCGGCGGATCGATGCTTTTTTCTTGACTCGCAATGTAGATGTTTACTATTTTACCGGTTCCATGCAAAACGGCATCGCAGTCGTTCCGGTCGAGGGTGAACCGGTTTTTTGGGTGCGCCGAAGCGTGACGAGGGCGGAGAAAGAATCTGCGTTCCGAACGAAGCCGCTTTCGCTTCGGACGTTCGAACGGGAATTGGCGGAACACATGCCGGAAGTGTTCGTATCCGGACGTCGGCCGGTTTTGGCCGCGGCATTCGAGGCGTTGTCAGCCCAGTTGTTCATGCGTCTGCAAGAGGCGCTGCCCTCGGCCGAATGGACGGATGGTTCGGCGGTCGTACGGGAAGTGCGTGCGGTCAAGTCAGCCGCGGAACTCGCCGCGCTGAGGCAATCCGCTGCGGTTGCCGATGAAGCGTTCCGGGAAGGGCTTAAGTCGATCCGGGAGGGAATCGCCGAGATCGACGTCATGGCCGTGATTGAGGCGCAAATGCGTCGTCGGGGTCATTTCGGCGTCATGCGGATGCGGGCGTACAACCACGAAATTCCGACGGGCGTCGTCGCCGCCGGCGAGTCCGGCGCGGAACCGACCTATTTCGACGGCCCGGTCGCCGGATGTGGCTTTCATCCCGCGATGCCGCAAGGCGCCTCGTTCCGCGCGATCCGCCGGAACGAACCGATTATGGTCGACATCGGCTGTACGGTCGAAGGCTATGTCACCGATCAGACGCGGACGATCGTTGTCGGCGAACTGGATGCCGATCTCCGCGAAGCGTACGGATGGGCGGAACGTATCATGCGGGAAGCGGAAAAATTGCTCCGTCCCGGCGTTCCTTGGGAAGAGCCTTATTTGGCGGCCATGGCGCTCGCCGAACGCGCTGGGTTATCGGATCATTTTATGGGGTTCGGCGCAGACCGCGTCAAGTTTCTCGGCCATGGCATCGGCCTGGAAGTCGACGAATGGCCGGTGTTGGCCAAAGGGTTCGCGCAGCCGCTCGAACCCGGAATGGTATTGACGCTCGAGCCGAAGTTTGTGTTTCCCGGTCGCGGTGCCGTCGGCATCGAAAATACGTATGTCGTAACGAAAAACGGCTGCGAAAAACTGACGTTGACCGAAGACCGCCTTGTGGTGTTGCCGATTCGTTGA
- the gatA gene encoding aspartyl/glutamyl-tRNA amidotransferase subunit A (allows the formation of correctly charged Asn-tRNA(Asn) or Gln-tRNA(Gln) through the transamidation of misacylated Asp-tRNA(Asn) or Glu-tRNA(Gln) in organisms which lack either or both of asparaginyl-tRNA or glutaminyl-tRNA synthetases; reaction takes place in the presence of glutamine and ATP through an activated phospho-Asp-tRNA(Asn) or phospho-Glu-tRNA) produces the protein MELLDEPLSKIRKYFSKKECSVSDLVDAAFRRIAVLDGRIGAFLTLDEERARAKAKRLDDALASGEADGLLFGLPAGIKDNIVTRGLRTTCASKILANYIPIYNATAVDRLEAANAVTIGKLNLDEFAMGSSNENSAFYPTRNPWDLERVPGGSSGGPAAAVAAGMVRFALGSDTGGSIRQPAALCGIVGLKPTYGLVSRFGLVAFASSLDQIGPMTRTVEDAAAVLQAIAGHDPMDSTSADVPVPDYAGALTGDIRGLRVAVPKEYFGEGIDEGVKSCVREALRALEQLGAAVGEVSLPHTEYAVATYYLIASSEASSNLARFDGVRYGVRSPNAADLAEVYLKSRSEGFGPEVKRRIMLGTFALSAGYYDAYYLKAQRVRTLIRQDFDRVFESFDVIVGPTSPTTAFKLGEKIEDPLQMYMNDVLTIPVSLAGVPAISVPCGFAGGLPVGLQIIGKPFDEPTVLRIAHAYEQHAGHWRIKPPIAEEEGRATP, from the coding sequence GTGGAGTTGCTGGACGAACCACTCTCAAAAATCAGGAAATATTTCAGCAAGAAAGAATGCAGCGTTTCCGATCTGGTCGACGCCGCTTTCCGGCGCATCGCCGTACTGGACGGCCGGATAGGGGCTTTTTTGACGCTTGACGAAGAACGCGCGCGTGCCAAGGCGAAGCGCCTTGACGACGCGCTCGCTTCCGGCGAGGCGGACGGTCTCTTGTTCGGCTTGCCGGCCGGCATCAAGGACAACATCGTCACGCGCGGCCTGCGGACGACATGTGCAAGCAAAATCTTGGCGAATTACATACCGATCTATAACGCCACCGCGGTCGATCGGCTGGAAGCGGCGAACGCGGTGACGATCGGCAAGCTCAACTTGGACGAATTCGCAATGGGGAGCTCCAACGAAAACTCCGCGTTTTACCCGACGCGTAACCCGTGGGATCTCGAACGCGTTCCGGGCGGTTCGAGCGGCGGGCCTGCGGCGGCAGTCGCAGCGGGCATGGTGCGGTTTGCGCTCGGGTCGGACACCGGCGGGTCGATCCGCCAGCCGGCTGCACTATGCGGCATCGTCGGCCTGAAGCCGACGTACGGTCTCGTTTCCCGGTTCGGGCTCGTCGCGTTCGCGTCGTCGCTCGACCAGATCGGGCCGATGACCCGAACGGTCGAGGACGCCGCCGCCGTGCTGCAGGCGATCGCCGGACACGACCCGATGGATTCGACGAGCGCCGATGTGCCGGTACCGGATTACGCGGGGGCGTTGACGGGAGACATTCGCGGGTTGCGCGTAGCCGTGCCGAAAGAATATTTCGGGGAAGGCATCGACGAGGGCGTCAAATCGTGCGTCCGAGAAGCGCTGCGTGCGTTGGAACAGCTCGGCGCGGCCGTTGGGGAAGTTTCGTTGCCTCATACCGAATACGCCGTCGCGACCTATTACTTGATCGCGTCGTCCGAGGCGTCGTCGAACTTGGCGCGTTTCGACGGCGTTCGTTACGGCGTGAGAAGCCCGAACGCGGCCGATTTGGCGGAGGTTTACCTCAAATCCCGCAGCGAAGGATTCGGCCCGGAAGTAAAACGCCGCATCATGCTCGGCACGTTCGCGCTCAGCGCGGGGTATTACGACGCGTACTACCTGAAGGCGCAGCGGGTGCGCACACTGATCCGGCAGGACTTCGACCGCGTGTTCGAGTCGTTCGACGTGATCGTCGGCCCGACGTCGCCGACGACCGCATTCAAACTCGGTGAGAAAATCGAAGATCCGTTGCAGATGTACATGAACGACGTGCTGACGATACCCGTCAGTCTGGCGGGCGTTCCGGCGATCAGTGTGCCGTGCGGATTTGCCGGCGGTCTGCCGGTCGGGCTACAGATCATCGGCAAACCGTTCGACGAACCGACCGTGCTGCGGATCGCACACGCCTACGAACAGCACGCCGGCCATTGGCGGATCAAACCGCCGATCGCCGAGGAAGAAGGGAGGGCGACGCCGTGA
- a CDS encoding D-xylose ABC transporter substrate-binding protein: MRRPNARTIACAALFAVATVAAGCAGSGGGGQKAEGGVTIGLSMATLQEERWQRDRDFFVAKAKELGAEVKVQSADLDDAKQVAQAENLISQGVDVLVVIPNNASASAAIVEKAKAANIPVIAYDRLITNSDVDLYISFDNVRVGEMQAEAIVKLVPKGNYALIEGADTDNNAHLFKQGHMNVLKPYIDRGDIRIVYDQWTKDWQPNNALKNMENALTANNNRIDAVIAANDGTAGGVVQALAAQGLAGKVPVSGQDAELAALRRIVQGTQTMTVYKPVKKLAEKAAELAVALAKGQTVQADQKLNNGKIDVPSILLEPIAVTKDNIDQTVVADGFHKKEDIYKAP; encoded by the coding sequence ATGCGGAGACCGAACGCGCGGACGATCGCCTGCGCCGCGCTCTTCGCCGTCGCGACGGTGGCGGCCGGTTGCGCCGGTAGCGGCGGAGGCGGACAGAAAGCCGAAGGCGGCGTAACGATCGGGCTGTCGATGGCGACGTTGCAGGAAGAACGCTGGCAGCGCGACCGCGATTTTTTCGTCGCCAAGGCCAAGGAACTCGGCGCCGAAGTGAAAGTGCAGTCGGCGGACCTCGACGATGCCAAACAGGTCGCCCAGGCGGAAAACCTGATCAGTCAGGGCGTCGACGTGCTTGTCGTCATTCCCAACAACGCAAGCGCTTCCGCGGCCATCGTCGAAAAAGCGAAAGCCGCGAACATTCCCGTCATCGCCTATGACCGGCTGATCACTAACAGCGACGTCGACCTGTACATCTCGTTCGACAACGTGCGCGTCGGCGAAATGCAAGCGGAAGCGATCGTCAAACTTGTGCCGAAAGGCAACTACGCGCTGATCGAGGGCGCGGATACGGATAACAACGCCCATCTGTTCAAGCAAGGGCATATGAACGTGTTGAAGCCGTATATCGACCGCGGCGACATCCGCATCGTTTACGACCAGTGGACGAAAGACTGGCAGCCCAACAACGCGCTCAAAAACATGGAAAACGCCTTGACAGCGAACAACAACCGGATCGACGCGGTCATCGCCGCCAACGACGGCACCGCCGGGGGCGTCGTTCAGGCCCTCGCCGCCCAAGGGCTTGCCGGCAAGGTGCCGGTTTCCGGTCAGGACGCCGAACTTGCCGCGCTGCGGCGGATCGTGCAGGGAACGCAGACGATGACCGTCTACAAACCGGTTAAGAAGCTCGCCGAAAAAGCCGCCGAACTCGCCGTCGCTCTTGCTAAGGGACAAACCGTTCAGGCGGATCAGAAGCTGAATAACGGCAAGATCGACGTGCCTTCCATTCTGCTCGAACCGATCGCGGTCACAAAGGACAACATCGATCAGACGGTGGTGGCCGACGGTTTCCACAAGAAGGAAGACATCTATAAAGCGCCGTAA